One genomic window of Pseudomonas chlororaphis subsp. piscium includes the following:
- a CDS encoding IucA/IucC family C-terminal-domain containing protein yields the protein MNLQAAFNPADWSVLSGALRLKPMAQCDRQRSLSARALLDDETCIALLDQLGPVIGSPTRGITASLLAKRFSFLATGACLYAMSVCDQGLLLSLDDCVIEYGHDDGLWTSSMPLPDRAPQAYAAGEREAWRASIVESLFAGLLAPLWQTFNRVSGISRRILWENTAVRVYSLYEKRMSKVEDPLIRLRHEADFDWLLHEAGPQLFGLDYNPLRHFRRPPTQLEEGKSIRFRRTCCFYYEATEPAEYCSTCPLLRPRKCR from the coding sequence ATGAACCTGCAAGCCGCCTTCAACCCGGCAGACTGGAGCGTGCTGAGCGGAGCGCTGCGGCTGAAACCCATGGCGCAATGTGACCGGCAGCGCTCCCTGAGTGCCCGGGCCTTGCTCGACGATGAAACCTGCATCGCGCTGCTCGACCAGTTGGGACCAGTAATCGGTTCGCCGACCCGAGGGATCACCGCCTCGCTGCTGGCCAAGCGTTTTTCCTTCCTCGCCACCGGCGCCTGCCTGTACGCCATGTCGGTGTGCGACCAGGGCCTGCTGCTGTCCCTGGACGATTGCGTGATCGAGTACGGCCACGACGACGGGCTCTGGACTTCGTCGATGCCGTTGCCGGACCGGGCTCCCCAGGCTTATGCCGCGGGCGAGCGCGAAGCCTGGCGCGCTTCCATCGTCGAGTCGTTGTTCGCCGGGCTGCTGGCGCCACTGTGGCAGACCTTCAACCGGGTCAGCGGCATTTCCCGGCGCATCCTCTGGGAAAACACCGCGGTTCGGGTCTATTCGCTGTACGAAAAACGCATGAGCAAGGTCGAGGACCCGCTGATCCGCCTGCGCCACGAAGCCGACTTCGACTGGCTGCTGCACGAGGCCGGGCCGCAGCTGTTCGGCCTGGACTACAACCCGCTGCGGCACTTCCGCCGGCCGCCGACGCAGCTGGAGGAGGGCAAGAGCATCCGCTTTCGCCGGACCTGCTGCTTCTATTACGAGGCCACCGAGCCCGCCGAATACTGCTCCACCTGCCCGCTGCTGCGCCCGAGGAAATGCCGATGA
- a CDS encoding ABC transporter ATP-binding protein → MSSMATQQLTLGYQRQVIIDGLDLQLPAGQVSVLIGSNGCGKSTLLKSLARLLKPQQGSVILNGEDIQRKSTAAVARELAILPQMPSAPEGITVRQLVALGRYPYQNWMQQWSAQDEAMVERALLQTGVQALAERPVDALSGGQRQRVWIAMTLAQDTEIVLLDEPTTFLDLAHQIEVLDLLRELNRQENKTIVMVLHDLNLACRYADHMVAVHQRTAFAQGRPAEILTEELVKQVFDLNCRIIPDPFFGTPLCIPFGRELPQ, encoded by the coding sequence ATGTCCTCGATGGCAACCCAGCAACTGACCCTGGGCTATCAGCGCCAAGTGATTATCGACGGGCTGGACCTGCAACTGCCGGCGGGCCAGGTGTCGGTGCTGATCGGCAGCAACGGCTGCGGCAAGAGCACCCTGCTCAAATCCCTGGCGCGGCTGCTCAAGCCGCAGCAGGGCTCGGTGATCCTCAATGGCGAGGATATCCAGCGCAAATCCACCGCGGCGGTGGCGCGGGAGCTGGCGATCCTGCCGCAGATGCCCAGCGCCCCCGAAGGCATCACCGTGCGCCAGCTGGTGGCCCTGGGGCGTTATCCCTACCAGAACTGGATGCAGCAATGGTCGGCCCAGGATGAAGCCATGGTCGAGCGCGCACTGCTGCAGACCGGGGTGCAGGCCCTGGCGGAGCGGCCGGTGGATGCCTTGTCCGGCGGCCAGCGCCAGCGGGTGTGGATCGCCATGACCCTGGCCCAGGACACCGAGATCGTGCTGCTCGACGAGCCCACCACCTTTCTCGACCTGGCGCACCAGATCGAGGTACTGGACCTGCTGCGCGAACTCAATCGCCAGGAGAACAAGACCATCGTCATGGTCCTGCACGACCTCAACCTGGCCTGTCGTTATGCCGACCATATGGTGGCGGTGCACCAGCGCACCGCGTTCGCCCAGGGCCGGCCCGCCGAGATCCTCACCGAGGAACTGGTCAAGCAGGTGTTCGACCTCAATTGCCGGATCATCCCCGATCCGTTTTTCGGCACGCCGCTGTGCATTCCCTTTGGCCGGGAACTGCCGCAATGA
- a CDS encoding FecCD family ABC transporter permease: MSNTLTLRSAGFSRRIDLATLGRLLLAVLVTALVMLGALSLGKLKLSPVAVLELLWHGGDERLLFIVEQLRLPRLLLAALVGAALAVSGLILQSIIRNPLASPDLLGITSGASAAAVLYLSFFSLLLGPQFLPLAAMLGAGLAALAIYLLAWKQGTSPLRLVLIGVGVSALLAAVTTFVLVFSPLTTTLSAYVWLTGSVYGASWPESRALGGWLLAILPLLVWLARQVRVQQLDDALAQGIGVRVQWLRAGLLLVSVALAGAAVAWGGAIAFVGLIAPHIAKRLVAPGFAGQAVMAALVGANLVMLADLIGRTLFLPLDLPAGIFVAVLGTPFFLYLLINQRH; the protein is encoded by the coding sequence ATGAGTAATACCCTGACCCTGCGCAGCGCCGGTTTCTCGCGGCGTATCGACCTGGCGACCCTGGGGCGGCTGTTGCTGGCCGTGCTGGTGACGGCGCTGGTGATGCTCGGCGCCTTGTCCCTGGGCAAGCTCAAGCTGTCGCCGGTGGCCGTGCTGGAGCTGCTGTGGCACGGCGGCGACGAGCGCCTGCTGTTTATCGTCGAGCAACTGCGCCTGCCGCGCCTGCTGCTGGCGGCCCTGGTGGGCGCGGCGCTGGCGGTGTCCGGCTTGATTTTGCAGAGCATCATCCGCAACCCGCTGGCGTCCCCCGATCTGCTGGGTATCACCAGCGGCGCCAGTGCCGCGGCGGTGCTGTACCTGTCGTTCTTTTCCCTGCTGCTGGGCCCGCAGTTCTTGCCACTGGCGGCGATGCTCGGCGCTGGATTGGCGGCCCTGGCCATTTATCTGCTGGCCTGGAAGCAGGGCACGTCGCCGCTGCGCCTGGTGCTGATCGGCGTCGGCGTATCGGCGCTGCTGGCGGCGGTGACCACCTTTGTCCTGGTGTTCAGCCCGCTGACCACCACCTTGTCGGCCTATGTCTGGCTCACCGGCAGCGTCTACGGCGCCAGCTGGCCGGAGTCGCGGGCCCTGGGCGGCTGGCTGCTGGCGATCCTGCCGTTGCTGGTGTGGCTGGCGCGCCAGGTGCGGGTGCAACAACTGGACGATGCCTTGGCCCAGGGCATCGGTGTGCGGGTACAGTGGCTGCGCGCCGGCCTGCTGCTGGTGAGCGTGGCCCTGGCCGGGGCGGCGGTGGCCTGGGGCGGGGCGATTGCCTTTGTCGGGCTGATCGCGCCGCATATCGCCAAGCGCCTGGTGGCCCCGGGGTTTGCCGGGCAGGCGGTGATGGCGGCGCTGGTCGGCGCCAACCTGGTGATGCTGGCCGACCTGATCGGGCGCACCCTGTTCCTGCCCCTGGATCTGCCGGCGGGGATCTTTGTCGCGGTGCTGGGCACGCCGTTCTTTCTTTATCTTTTGATCAACCAGCGGCACTAA
- a CDS encoding FecCD family ABC transporter permease encodes MSRGLKLGLAFVVLLLCVGLSLAAGATWIEPSQLLQGLLQPDSLSAGQQLIFNSRLARTLMAVAVAVGASLAVAGALMQALTRNPLASPGLFGVNAGATFAIILCSSLFALSSMNQWLWCAFIGAALAGSLVWLIGNRGQGSLNPLRIVLAGAAITALFSAFSQALLVVNEEGLDTVLFWLAGSLSERDLAPAAPLLVGVSLTLLGSLLLAGQVNVLNAGEAIAIGLGQRTGLIRWLMSVLIICLAGSAVALAGSIGFIGLLVPHMVRKSLSIDHRWLLPGCAVLGAILLLLADTLGRLVILPQEVPVGVMTALFGAPFFIFLARRGGRYE; translated from the coding sequence ATGAGTCGTGGCCTGAAACTCGGCTTGGCGTTTGTCGTCCTGCTGCTGTGCGTTGGCCTGAGCCTGGCGGCCGGGGCGACCTGGATCGAACCCTCGCAACTGCTCCAGGGCCTGTTACAGCCGGACAGCCTGAGCGCCGGCCAGCAGTTGATCTTCAACAGTCGCTTGGCGCGCACCCTGATGGCCGTCGCCGTCGCCGTGGGCGCGAGCCTGGCGGTGGCGGGGGCGCTGATGCAGGCGCTGACCCGCAATCCGCTGGCGTCGCCGGGGCTGTTCGGGGTGAACGCCGGGGCGACCTTCGCGATCATCCTCTGCTCGTCGCTGTTTGCCCTGTCGTCCATGAACCAGTGGTTGTGGTGCGCCTTTATTGGTGCCGCGCTGGCCGGCAGCCTGGTGTGGCTGATCGGCAATCGCGGGCAGGGCAGCCTCAACCCGCTGCGCATCGTCCTGGCCGGGGCGGCGATCACCGCGTTGTTTTCCGCCTTCAGCCAGGCGTTGCTGGTGGTCAACGAGGAGGGGCTGGACACCGTGCTGTTCTGGCTCGCCGGGTCGCTGTCCGAGCGTGACCTGGCACCTGCCGCGCCGCTGCTGGTGGGCGTCTCGCTGACCTTGCTGGGGTCGTTGCTGCTGGCCGGGCAGGTCAATGTGCTCAACGCCGGCGAAGCCATCGCCATTGGCCTCGGGCAGCGCACCGGCTTGATCCGCTGGCTGATGAGCGTGCTGATCATCTGCCTGGCCGGCAGTGCGGTGGCGCTGGCGGGCAGCATAGGTTTCATTGGCCTGCTGGTGCCGCACATGGTGCGCAAGAGCCTGTCCATCGACCATCGCTGGTTGCTGCCGGGCTGCGCGGTGCTGGGGGCGATCCTCCTGCTGCTGGCCGACACCCTGGGGCGCCTGGTGATCCTGCCGCAGGAGGTGCCGGTGGGGGTGATGACCGCTTTGTTCGGCGCGCCGTTCTTTATTTTCCTGGCGCGCCGTGGAGGTCGTTATGAGTAA
- a CDS encoding ABC transporter substrate-binding protein yields MPDPLLHPCRRTLLRLSLGLLALPQIARAEPLRLVTLFQGATDSAVALGVTPCGVVESSSEKPTFRYLRPALANVPQVGLETQPSLEDIVLLEPDVIVASRFRHQRIAPLLERMGTVLMLEEVFEFKRTLALMGAALNRQQQASSLLGQWQQRVAKLREQLQAQMGGRWPLTVSVLDVREDHIRSFLPGSFAGSVLSELGFAWSPIAREARGTYLKLTSKENLPVVDADLFFVFQRADSPAVQRNYEQLVHYPFWQQLHAVQQGQVWRVDGIAWSFSGGILGANLMLDDIARLVAPS; encoded by the coding sequence ATGCCTGATCCGCTGCTCCATCCTTGCAGGCGCACGCTGTTGCGCCTGTCCCTGGGGCTGCTGGCATTGCCGCAGATCGCCCGCGCCGAACCGCTGCGCCTGGTCACCCTGTTCCAGGGCGCCACCGACAGTGCCGTGGCGCTGGGCGTGACGCCCTGCGGCGTGGTGGAGTCGTCGAGCGAGAAACCGACCTTCCGCTACCTGCGCCCGGCGCTGGCGAATGTCCCCCAGGTTGGCCTGGAAACCCAGCCCAGCCTGGAGGACATCGTGCTGCTGGAGCCGGACGTGATAGTCGCCTCACGCTTTCGCCACCAGCGCATCGCGCCGCTGCTCGAACGCATGGGCACAGTGCTGATGCTCGAGGAAGTCTTCGAGTTCAAGCGCACCCTGGCGCTGATGGGCGCGGCCCTGAACCGGCAACAGCAGGCCAGCAGCCTGCTGGGGCAATGGCAGCAGCGGGTGGCGAAACTGCGCGAGCAGTTACAGGCGCAGATGGGCGGGCGCTGGCCGCTGACGGTGTCGGTGCTGGACGTGCGCGAGGACCATATCCGCAGTTTCCTGCCGGGCAGCTTCGCCGGCTCGGTGCTCAGCGAACTGGGCTTCGCCTGGAGCCCGATCGCCCGTGAAGCCCGGGGCACCTATTTGAAACTCACCAGCAAGGAGAACTTGCCCGTGGTCGATGCCGACCTGTTTTTCGTTTTCCAGCGCGCGGACAGTCCGGCGGTACAGCGCAACTATGAGCAACTGGTGCATTACCCCTTCTGGCAACAGTTGCACGCCGTACAACAGGGCCAGGTGTGGCGGGTCGATGGCATCGCCTGGAGTTTCTCCGGCGGGATCCTCGGGGCCAACCTGATGCTCGATGACATTGCCCGCCTGGTGGCGCCTTCATGA
- a CDS encoding IucA/IucC family protein, producing the protein MNFTTMAAELVMQDLIDCLLAEDFFGREPLPLLTASQWCQAHPEAPALEAPTLEGMDARQRIWEWCCDAQEQRFISIALRPGITQQWEKVPGTQVLARQEQRWTALTPVDFMRRVFTGMGPRFQDNEKGLTLFLEVLHISVWQTALSLEHRVDHQGLMAQDGATFLRTMEQWASLRDRPYHPLAKAKQGLLQAEYQQYQAEFAQPVALNWVAVHKSLLQCGEGVADLEQVYPARYLLPEALQARLAGELRERGIGDSHVALPVHPWQFEHVLQAQLGDAFARGDCQRLDFSEATVFATSSLRSMTPCFPSADYLKLPMAIYSLGASRYLPAVKMINGGLSEALLHQVRRLDPVLEQSLHLCDESKWWAFMPPQATLFDEAPRHLSAMVRGYPQALLDDPDCRLLPMAALGTPLPGSNRHFFDEWMQYRQLPVTQASVLTLFSELCQRFFDVNLRMFRLGMLGEVHGQNAVLVWKAGQAQGLLLRDHDSLRIFVPWLERNGMADPQYRIKKGHANTLYHQRPEDLLFWLQTLAIQVNVRAIIDTLAQVYAVPATELWSALRQVLDGLLQSIDFDDEARAMIRHQLFEAPRWPQKLLLTPMIERAGGPGSMPFGKGEVVNPFQRLAADA; encoded by the coding sequence ATGAACTTCACAACCATGGCCGCCGAACTGGTGATGCAGGACCTGATCGATTGCCTGCTGGCCGAAGATTTCTTTGGCCGCGAACCCTTGCCGCTGCTGACGGCCAGCCAATGGTGCCAGGCCCATCCTGAAGCCCCGGCCCTCGAAGCCCCAACCCTTGAAGGCATGGATGCCCGGCAGCGAATCTGGGAATGGTGCTGCGATGCCCAGGAACAGCGCTTCATCAGCATCGCCCTGCGCCCGGGCATTACCCAGCAGTGGGAAAAGGTCCCGGGCACGCAGGTTCTGGCCCGCCAGGAGCAGCGTTGGACCGCGCTGACTCCGGTGGACTTCATGCGCCGGGTGTTCACCGGCATGGGCCCGCGTTTCCAGGACAACGAAAAGGGCCTGACGCTGTTCCTCGAAGTGCTGCATATCAGCGTCTGGCAGACCGCCCTGTCCCTGGAGCATCGGGTCGACCACCAGGGCCTGATGGCCCAGGACGGCGCCACCTTCTTGCGCACCATGGAGCAGTGGGCTTCGCTGCGCGATCGCCCGTACCACCCGCTGGCCAAGGCCAAGCAGGGCTTGCTGCAGGCCGAATACCAGCAGTACCAGGCCGAGTTCGCCCAGCCGGTGGCGCTGAACTGGGTGGCGGTGCACAAGAGCCTCTTGCAATGCGGCGAGGGCGTGGCGGACCTGGAGCAGGTCTACCCGGCGCGCTACCTGTTGCCCGAAGCCTTGCAGGCACGCCTGGCCGGGGAGCTGCGCGAGCGCGGTATCGGTGACAGCCACGTAGCCTTGCCGGTACACCCGTGGCAGTTCGAGCATGTGTTGCAGGCGCAGCTGGGCGATGCCTTTGCCCGTGGCGACTGCCAGCGCCTGGACTTCAGCGAAGCCACGGTGTTCGCCACCTCGTCGCTGCGTTCGATGACGCCGTGCTTCCCCAGCGCCGACTACCTGAAGCTGCCCATGGCTATCTATTCCCTGGGCGCCTCGCGTTACCTGCCGGCGGTGAAGATGATCAACGGCGGCCTCAGCGAGGCGTTGCTGCATCAGGTGCGGCGCCTCGACCCGGTGCTGGAACAGAGCCTGCACCTGTGCGACGAGAGCAAGTGGTGGGCCTTCATGCCGCCCCAGGCGACCCTGTTCGACGAGGCGCCGCGGCACCTGTCGGCGATGGTCCGCGGTTACCCGCAAGCCTTGCTCGACGACCCGGACTGCCGCCTGCTGCCGATGGCCGCCCTGGGCACGCCATTGCCCGGCAGCAACCGGCACTTCTTCGATGAGTGGATGCAGTACCGCCAACTGCCAGTGACTCAGGCTTCGGTGCTGACCCTGTTCAGCGAACTGTGCCAGCGCTTCTTCGACGTCAACCTGCGCATGTTCCGCCTCGGCATGCTCGGCGAGGTGCACGGGCAGAATGCGGTGCTGGTGTGGAAGGCCGGCCAGGCCCAGGGCCTGCTGCTGCGCGACCACGATTCGCTGCGGATCTTCGTGCCATGGCTGGAGCGCAATGGCATGGCCGACCCGCAATACCGGATCAAGAAAGGCCACGCCAACACCCTCTACCACCAGCGTCCCGAGGACCTGCTGTTCTGGCTGCAAACCCTGGCGATCCAGGTCAACGTGCGGGCGATCATCGACACCCTGGCCCAGGTCTACGCAGTGCCGGCGACCGAGTTGTGGAGCGCCTTGCGCCAGGTATTGGACGGGCTGCTGCAGAGCATCGACTTCGACGACGAGGCGCGGGCGATGATCAGGCACCAGCTGTTCGAAGCGCCGCGTTGGCCGCAGAAGCTGCTGCTGACGCCGATGATCGAACGCGCCGGCGGCCCGGGCAGCATGCCGTTCGGCAAGGGCGAAGTGGTCAACCCGTTCCAGCGGCTGGCCGCCGATGCCTGA
- a CDS encoding HpcH/HpaI aldolase family protein, translating into MLRSNQLKRKLAAGQAVYGLISSIPAPAAIELIAEAGFDFVIIDMEHVLINPETVEHMIRTAEAYELTPLVRVADLNPKTLLRLLDGGAQGIVLPMIESAEQLQAAIAACKYHPLGQRSLNAGRPGSFGKHSLAQYVAEANEQIMLVAMIESAAGVRNAAQIAAVPGLDMILEGAADLSQSLGMPWQIDQPQVQQALLDAWQAADHAGVPYCAIPRQQGDLGRWRERGVRAFVLGDERGIAFRALQARLATLSLEGN; encoded by the coding sequence ATGCTGAGAAGCAACCAGCTGAAACGCAAACTGGCGGCCGGGCAGGCGGTGTACGGGCTGATCAGCTCGATCCCGGCGCCGGCGGCCATCGAGCTGATCGCCGAGGCCGGGTTCGACTTCGTGATCATCGACATGGAGCACGTGCTGATCAATCCGGAAACCGTCGAGCACATGATCCGCACGGCAGAGGCCTACGAGCTGACGCCGCTGGTGCGGGTCGCCGACCTCAATCCCAAGACCCTGCTGCGCCTGCTCGACGGCGGCGCCCAGGGCATCGTGCTGCCGATGATCGAATCCGCCGAACAGTTGCAGGCGGCGATTGCCGCCTGCAAATACCACCCGCTGGGCCAGCGCAGCCTCAACGCCGGGCGCCCCGGCAGTTTCGGCAAGCACAGCCTGGCGCAGTACGTGGCCGAGGCTAACGAACAGATCATGCTGGTGGCGATGATCGAAAGCGCCGCCGGCGTGCGCAACGCCGCGCAGATCGCCGCGGTGCCGGGCCTGGACATGATCCTCGAAGGCGCGGCCGACCTCTCGCAATCCCTGGGCATGCCCTGGCAGATCGACCAGCCGCAGGTCCAGCAGGCCCTGCTCGATGCCTGGCAGGCGGCGGACCATGCCGGCGTGCCGTACTGCGCCATTCCCCGACAGCAGGGCGACCTGGGCCGCTGGCGCGAGCGCGGGGTCCGGGCCTTTGTCCTCGGCGACGAACGCGGCATTGCCTTTCGTGCTCTCCAGGCCAGGTTGGCCACCCTTTCTCTAGAAGGAAACTGA
- a CDS encoding IucA/IucC family protein, with the protein MNMATAISTTSSPHSGPGAWLARVDGRIDEKVQQRVVGQLLQALLYEGVLPFDSQPLEDGQRRFVVLGVDGRQERVEYHCNGLLSASFELIRLDSASLERLDSRGQRSVPDLHQALAELLGDYQDSPHLGRFIQELEQTQLKDLQARSQGYQAEKPAHQLDVDALEQHFMDAHSYHPCYKSRIGFSLADNQAYGPEFATPIAVVWLAVARNRASFNHSQKLDFPAFIRQELGADRWQQVEQQLASQGRALDDYQLLPVHPWQWENLIVSTFYPELLSGELIYLGTSDDQYKAQQSIRTLANATAKERPYVKLAMSMTNTSSTRILARHTVMNGPIITDWLQQLITSDSTARQLDFVILGEVAGVSFDYQHLPQSRGPQAYGTLGAIWRESIHHYLKADEQAVPFNGLSHVENRYASGLQLPFIDAWIKQYGLQAWTRQLLQVTVPPIIHMLYAEGIGMESHGQNIVLIVKQGWPQRIALKDFHDGVRYSPAHLARPELCPELVPLPASHAKLNRNSFILTDDVNAVRDFSCDCFFFICLAEMAIFLRQHYQLDEGQFWQMTAEVILDYQNAHPQHRDRFGLFDVFAPSYEVEELTKRRLLGDGERRFKSVPNPLHAYRPQAC; encoded by the coding sequence ATGAACATGGCGACTGCAATCTCGACAACCTCAAGCCCGCACTCCGGCCCCGGCGCCTGGCTGGCCAGGGTGGATGGGCGTATCGACGAAAAAGTGCAGCAGCGGGTGGTCGGCCAGCTGTTGCAGGCCCTGTTGTACGAAGGCGTGCTGCCGTTCGACAGCCAGCCGCTGGAAGACGGCCAGCGGCGTTTTGTGGTGCTCGGCGTCGATGGCCGGCAGGAGCGGGTGGAATACCACTGCAACGGCCTGCTCAGCGCCAGCTTCGAGCTGATCCGCCTCGATTCCGCCAGCCTGGAGCGCCTCGACAGCCGCGGCCAGCGCAGCGTACCGGACCTGCACCAGGCCCTGGCCGAACTGCTCGGCGACTACCAGGACAGCCCGCACCTGGGGCGCTTCATCCAGGAACTGGAGCAGACCCAGCTCAAGGACCTGCAAGCCCGCAGCCAGGGTTACCAGGCCGAAAAGCCGGCCCACCAGCTGGACGTGGACGCCCTGGAGCAGCACTTCATGGACGCCCACAGCTATCACCCGTGCTACAAGTCGCGCATCGGTTTTTCCCTGGCCGACAACCAGGCCTACGGCCCAGAGTTCGCCACGCCAATCGCCGTGGTGTGGCTGGCGGTGGCGCGTAACCGCGCCTCGTTCAACCATTCGCAAAAACTCGATTTCCCAGCCTTTATCCGCCAGGAGCTGGGCGCCGATCGCTGGCAGCAGGTCGAGCAGCAACTGGCCAGCCAGGGCAGGGCGCTGGACGACTACCAGCTGCTGCCGGTCCACCCGTGGCAGTGGGAAAACCTGATTGTCTCGACCTTCTACCCGGAGTTGCTCAGCGGCGAGCTGATCTACCTCGGCACCTCGGACGACCAGTACAAGGCCCAGCAGTCGATCCGCACCCTGGCCAACGCCACGGCCAAGGAGCGGCCCTACGTCAAGCTGGCCATGAGCATGACCAACACTTCCAGCACGCGCATCCTGGCTCGGCACACGGTGATGAACGGGCCGATCATCACCGACTGGCTGCAACAGCTGATCACCAGCGACAGCACCGCGCGCCAGCTGGATTTCGTGATCCTCGGCGAAGTGGCCGGGGTCAGCTTCGACTACCAGCACCTTCCACAATCCCGTGGGCCCCAGGCCTACGGCACCCTGGGGGCGATCTGGCGCGAAAGCATCCACCACTACCTGAAGGCGGACGAACAGGCGGTGCCGTTCAACGGCCTGAGCCATGTGGAGAACCGCTACGCCAGCGGGCTGCAGCTGCCCTTCATCGACGCCTGGATCAAGCAGTACGGGCTGCAGGCCTGGACCCGCCAGCTGTTGCAGGTGACGGTGCCGCCGATCATCCACATGCTCTACGCCGAAGGCATCGGCATGGAATCCCACGGCCAGAACATCGTGCTGATCGTCAAGCAGGGCTGGCCGCAGCGCATCGCCCTCAAGGACTTCCACGACGGCGTGCGCTACTCGCCGGCGCACCTGGCGCGCCCCGAGCTGTGCCCGGAGCTGGTGCCGCTGCCGGCCAGCCACGCCAAGCTCAACCGCAATTCCTTCATCCTCACCGATGACGTCAACGCGGTGCGGGATTTCTCCTGCGACTGTTTCTTCTTCATCTGCCTGGCGGAGATGGCGATCTTCCTGCGCCAGCACTACCAGCTCGACGAAGGCCAGTTCTGGCAGATGACCGCTGAGGTGATCCTCGACTACCAGAACGCCCATCCCCAGCACCGCGACCGTTTCGGCCTGTTCGACGTGTTCGCGCCGAGCTACGAGGTGGAAGAGCTGACCAAGCGCCGCCTGCTGGGCGACGGTGAACGGCGCTTCAAGTCGGTGCCCAATCCACTCCATGCCTACAGGCCGCAAGCATGCTGA
- a CDS encoding DHA2 family efflux MFS transporter permease subunit has protein sequence MSFKAPRAWVVVNVLLGTMTVSLNNSSLNPALPAFMEAFAIGPLMATWIVAAFMTSMGMTMPLTSFLSQRLGRRRLYLWGVALFIGGSLLGALADSIALVITARVVQGIASGLMIPLSLAIIFSVYAKDERGRVTGLWGAAVMLAPAVGPLCGSLLLEWFSWRSLFLMNVPIGVVALLMGLAVLPAAEPAERKPFDLTGYLLIASGIGLLMIAISRLHHAAGLVDPLNLGMLLVALLCLVAFVRLELRREAPLLNLRIFALRGYRLSVIIAVVQSVGMFECLVLLPLLVQTVLGYSAIWTGLALLCTAVFASLFGRMGGSALDRHGPRLVVSVGLLLTGLSTLALGLLRADAAIGLVFVLMMLRGAGLGLSYMPVTTAGLNALPEPMVTQGAAMNNISRRLVSSLAIVIASLWLEFRLVDGGVQAQANMSGAISEVFVVTGLLILLALPCAWRFPLSDETAEAVPGALEHR, from the coding sequence GTGAGTTTCAAGGCACCGCGCGCTTGGGTGGTGGTCAACGTGCTGCTTGGCACCATGACCGTCAGCCTCAACAACAGCTCGCTGAACCCGGCGCTGCCGGCGTTCATGGAAGCCTTCGCCATCGGCCCGCTGATGGCCACCTGGATAGTCGCGGCCTTCATGACCAGCATGGGCATGACCATGCCGCTCACCAGTTTCCTCAGCCAGCGCCTGGGCCGCCGGCGCCTGTACCTGTGGGGCGTGGCGCTGTTCATCGGCGGTTCGCTGCTCGGTGCATTGGCGGATTCGATTGCCCTGGTGATCACTGCGCGGGTGGTGCAGGGCATCGCCAGCGGGCTGATGATTCCGCTGTCCCTGGCGATCATCTTCTCGGTGTACGCCAAGGACGAGCGCGGCCGGGTCACCGGCCTGTGGGGCGCGGCGGTGATGCTCGCGCCGGCGGTGGGCCCGCTGTGCGGCAGCCTGCTGCTGGAGTGGTTCAGCTGGCGTTCGCTGTTTTTGATGAACGTGCCGATCGGCGTTGTCGCGCTGCTGATGGGCCTCGCGGTACTGCCGGCTGCCGAGCCGGCCGAACGCAAGCCGTTCGACCTGACCGGCTACCTGCTGATCGCCTCGGGCATCGGCCTGCTGATGATCGCCATCAGCCGCCTGCACCACGCCGCCGGGCTGGTGGACCCGTTAAACCTGGGCATGCTGCTGGTGGCGCTGCTGTGTCTGGTGGCCTTTGTCCGCCTGGAGCTGCGCCGCGAGGCGCCGCTGCTCAACCTGCGGATCTTCGCCCTGCGCGGTTATCGCCTGAGCGTGATCATCGCCGTGGTGCAGTCGGTGGGCATGTTTGAGTGCCTGGTGCTGCTGCCGTTGCTGGTGCAGACGGTGCTCGGCTACAGCGCCATCTGGACCGGCCTGGCGCTGCTGTGCACCGCGGTATTCGCCAGCCTGTTCGGGCGCATGGGCGGCAGCGCCCTGGATCGCCACGGGCCGCGGCTGGTGGTGTCCGTTGGCTTGCTGCTGACCGGCCTGTCGACCCTGGCCCTGGGCCTGCTCCGGGCCGATGCGGCGATCGGCCTGGTGTTCGTGTTGATGATGCTGCGCGGCGCCGGCCTGGGCCTGTCCTACATGCCGGTGACCACCGCCGGGCTGAATGCCTTGCCCGAGCCGATGGTCACCCAGGGCGCGGCGATGAACAACATCTCGCGGCGCCTGGTGTCGTCCCTGGCCATCGTCATCGCCTCGCTGTGGCTGGAGTTCCGCCTTGTCGACGGCGGCGTGCAGGCCCAGGCGAACATGTCCGGAGCCATCAGCGAAGTGTTCGTGGTCACCGGCCTGCTGATCCTGCTGGCACTGCCCTGTGCCTGGCGTTTCCCCCTTTCCGACGAGACCGCCGAGGCAGTGCCCGGCGCCCTCGAACACCGTTAA